One stretch of Cyclopterus lumpus isolate fCycLum1 chromosome 10, fCycLum1.pri, whole genome shotgun sequence DNA includes these proteins:
- the LOC117737251 gene encoding glutamic acid-rich protein-like has protein sequence EEEEEEEEEEEEEEEEEEEEEEEEEEEEEEEEEEEEKEEEEEEEEEEEEEEEEEEEEEEEEEEEEEEEEEEEEEEEEEGEEEEEEEEEGEEEEEEEEEEEEEEEEEEEEEEEEEEEEEEEEEDEEEEEEEEEEEEEEEEEEEEEEEEEEEEEEEEEEEEEEEEEEEEEEEEEEEEEEEEEEEEEEEEEEEKEEEEEEEEEEEEEEEEEEEEEEEEEEEEEEEEEEEKEEEKEEEEEEEEEEEEEEEEEEEEEEEEEEEEEEEEEEEEEEEEEEEEEEEEEEEEEEEEEEEEEEEEEEEEEEEEEEEEEEEEEEEEEEEEEEKEEEEEEEEEEEEEEEEEEEEEEEEEEEEEEEEEEEEEEEEEEEEEEEEEEEEEEEGEEEEEEKEEEEEEEEEEEHEG, from the coding sequence gaggaggaagaggaagaggaggaggaagaggaggaggaggaagaggaggaggaggaggaagaggaagaggaagaggaagaggaggaggaggaggaggaggaggaggagaaggaggaggaggaggaggaggaagaggaggaggaggaggaagaggaagaggaggaggaagaggaggaggaggaagaggaggaggaggaggaagaggaagaggaggaggaggaggaggaagaggagggagaggaagaggaggaggaggaagaggagggagaggaagaggaggaggaggaggaagaggaggaggaagaggaagaggaggaggaagaggaggaggaagaggaggaagaggaggaggaagaggaggaagaggacgaggaggaggaagaggaggaggaagaggaagaggaagaggaagaggaggaggaggaggaagaggaagaggaggaggaggaggaggaggaggaggaagaggaagaggaggaggaggaggaggaggaagaggaagaggaggaggaggaggaggaagaggaggaggaggaggaggaggaagaggaagaggaagaggaggaggagaaggaggaggaagaggaagaggaagaagaggaggaggaggaggaggaagaggaagaggaggaggaggaggaagaggaggaggaagaggaggaggaggaagaggaggagaaggaggaggagaaggaggaggaggaggaggaggaggaagaggaggaagaggaagaggaggaggaggaagaggaggaggaggaggaagaggaagaggaggaggaagaggaggaggaggaagaggaggaggaagaggaagaggaagaggaggaggaggaggaggaggaggaggaagaggaagaggaggaggaggaggaagaggaggaggaggaggaggaagaggaggaggaagaggaggaggaagaggaggaggaggaggaagaggaagaggaagaggaggaggagaaggaggaggaagaggaagaggaagaagaggaggaggaggaggaggaagaggaagaggaagaagaggaggaggaggaggaggaagaggaagaggaggaggaggaggaggaggaggaggaagaggaggaggaggaagaggaggaggaagaggaggaggaggaagaggagggagaggaagaggaggaggagaaggaggaggaggaggaggaggaggaggaagaggaacatgaaGGTTGA